The sequence GATTGGAAGGAGGAGAAGGATTCCCAGGTTTTGGTGATTTATCAGGAAGGGTAACAGAGGTCAAAGATGAGCTGCGAGCCAAAACTGAAATGCTAGAAGAACTTCATGGAATGGTACTTGGACATGATGGACAGCTAAAGCATTTAATAGAATCAGCAGCAGGAAAACCTTCTCCAATATCTTCTCAGCAAGTTATAGAACAACTGCTGGATTCTAAATTGGCAGGGATGCGTTCAAATATCCTTGATGGCTTTGAAAAGCGCCTGACCGCCCTTGAAAATCAGTGCGAAACACGTGTTGGGGAAGTTTTGCTACAGTGCCAGCAAGAACGCATCAGTGGGCAGCATGAGATGGAGCAGTCGTTAGATGGGCGAGAAACAGGTTTGAGAAAAGAAATAGGTAACCTACAGACTCAGATCCAGGGCCTCACACTGACAGAAAGCTGCTGCACTCAAGTGTCTAGCCTGTCCCACAGAGTCTTACTGCTGGAAAATAGTGTGAAAGGGTTGACTGAGTCTCAGTTAGCACTTCAATCCAGTCTTGATGGACAAGCTACCCAGATTGAGACCTTCCTGGATGGACGATTAGAAGAAATAGAGGCCAAGTTGAATGCTTCAGAGACATCAGACCCAGAGATCAAAATGAAAGGGTTTGTAGGTACAGAAATAGATGGGTTCAAGTCTCTGCTAGATGAAAAACTGAAGATTTTAGAAGACAGACTTTTTGTAGCTGTAGAAGAACTCAGCAATGCAACAGCCCCAGCACTCTTAGAAGGACAAGCTGTACCTGCCTTGGAGTCGGAGTTGGTAAACCTAAGGAAGCAAATAGAAGGAGATCTGAAAGGGATCCAGGGACGCCTGACTGATTTTGAGACAGTGTGCTCTTCAGCTTGTCCTCATGCAACTGGAGACATACAGAAACTACAAACCGAAATAGAAGAGTGcctaaatgaagacaaaagaatgtCAGGTCAATTGGATATCCATGCAGATTACCTGAAGAAACTCAATGTCACATTGATGGAAATGCTGAGAAAGatgtcagaagaagaagaagagggagcaATTCATGGTGAAATCACTCTGCTGAAAATTAATGTAAATTCAGTGAACAGATCCCTCAAGGGTCTCCAGGATTCACTCAAAATCTATGCTCAAGAGGTGAGCCATGCTAATTCAAGCTGGCAGCAACATGAGCTCAAGATTGTGGATCAAGTCCATGGCCTCCAGAGCCTAGTGGAACAGCAAGGATCCCAAGTGATCCTCAGTGAGCGCCGACTGCAACAGATTAAAGGAGAGCTGCAGAACCTAAAACGCAGGCTGACTGGGGAAGTGAAAGGGTGCAAAAATGTGGCTCTAGGAGCTCAGCGAGAGGTCATGTTGGTGGACGGAAGAGTCACACAGGTTGAAGGGCTTTGTGGAAATTTAGGTGAGCTAGCAGGAGACCTGGAGAAAATCCGAGGTGAACTGGAAGAGTACTCCAATGATTACTTGTCCAGAGTTAATGGAACACTCACTGTGCATACAAATCAACTTGCCCAGCTACAGAGTGGCCTGAAAGACTGCCAGAACAAAACAGAGATGCCAGGGCTTAGGGGGGACCATTAGGATTAGATGGCGATaggggaaaaaaacatgttttatattaaagGGGCATTTTTGTGTGTtggtttttacttttatattgatTGATCTGCCATTTTTAActtatatggaaaaagacatgagtaatatttttgaagaaaggagatttttaaaaaataataataaaaagctgcTATGGGTTTCTACTGCCAATTCACTctattcagttttttaaaatggtgctaaaatattttatacttttcagTATTTCTGTGAATTATAActttgtaaaaaatgaatttagttgtttattgttcatttagAACCATTTGCTTTTgctattacaaaagaaaaaaatgcttttcttttccaaattaaatttttttacattatttccaTTTGCAAGGTAGTGTCTGATTGGCTCCTGTTTTAGAAAATGtgagaatttttaaaaacatgtcgGGTGAGGCGGGCAGGTGAAGTAGATATTTGTGTATTTCTTATACAAATGGAATAagctgcttgtttttgttttacccACTCAACAAATCTTAAATTAGTGTCAAGTGCTCCTATTAAATGAGGAAGCTATAATACTGGTGGACACTAGATGTCTCTGTAGAGGCAACAAAACCAAGtgaatggaggagaaagagagacagaagtGTAGAAGGATGCTGGAGTAGGGTTGCGACATATTTATTACCTTATTGACTTAAGTGCTAATCCACAACAAAAATATGCCAATTGCATAATTAGAAATAAAACCAATTGAGACAAAAATGGGATTTAACAGATTGGAGAGAGCATAGAGAGAAGGCCAATTGCTGTGAATTCTGTTCCTATTAACTCTGTTTTTGCATTCTCTTTTGCATTAACTCATTTCAAAATTAACAGAAAGACTATGACAATTTGTTCCTACGAAATATGAAATCTGGATAAAACTGTAGGCCCCTCCATTTGTGAATTGTGAATTTTCACCTGTTCTAAACCCACTGGACGTCAACTAAACATATTTACAGCTAAAGAGAATCTATTGCAATTTTGAAATGACGTGGCAGTGGTGtgtttacaaaaaaacatttatttatatacatgaaagtatctcaaagtgctttactattTAATGGTTAAACAGAgttacaaaagaaagtaaaaactaaagGACAGTTACTTATAGCAGATTTGATTAGTGACTCATCCTTCAGCCACAATAACAGTTACTTGGGTTCAGTTTCCAGCTTTGGAATTTGAATATTCGTCTTATGCTTACATGGAATTTCTCCAACAGCGTAGAGACAGAGCACTATCAGCTCTAAATGGTAAGTATAGGAGGTGATGGCACAGCTTGTGGTCCATGGCCATTTCCTGCCTTCATAATTCTATTATGAGGACTCacaaaatggatgcatggatgtcaTAAGTAACtaaattgtattaaaattatgcatttttaaagtagttccttcattcattttaaaatcatttatccATTCAAACATTTTCATGCTTGCTTTCCAATGGAAGTCAATCCGTGCTTAGGCAGACTCAGATGTAGGCAAATACATCCACTTTCACAGAATTGAATTAAGGTGCATCAATTTATTTATGCCTGCCAAATCTTATTAGCATCTTGCTCAGAGCTGGGTACTTGCAGCCATTTTCCTAGAGAAGCTTCTGCAGGTATGATGCTGAGACACAGTATATGTGATTGATTACCACCTAAATATCAGATTTTTATTTGGAAATCAGTAGATTTTAGTGTCATTTTCTATAGTGTTACGTCATGAGTGCttcctgtgtggagcttgcacgTTGTACTCATGTCCATGTGGGTGTCCTTCAATTGctgtggtttcctctcacaggccagagacatgcaggttaggtggattgtcaaTGCTAAATTTGTCaagtgtgtgcatttgtgtgtgttcaccctgcaatgaactgctgccctgtccaggaattggtcctgccttgtgcccaatgctggcttggatagactccagcttccctgcaactCAAGACAGAGCagttttggaagatggatggatggatgatttaagtATCATTTACACCTCACTAAGTTTTATTTGATAGTTTTGTCCTACTAATAttacaaagaataataaaagcaCATCAAGAAACAGTAATTACTGTTTTGCTGATTTGCTTCCTTGTAAATGTAGGAAAACAGATATCATGTATTTAAAATATCCAATGGATGACggtgcttttctttttaaatttgtcaaTCAAAATGGCAGGCAAAAACATGTCCTGTCTGTGAACATTATTtacttgaattattattttgGTGATGGGGAGTATTATTTTCAGTAGGTGTGTTATCCTTTTGCAAtgttaaataaactaaaatacagTATTACTAAGCTGTATCATatatctatattattattattggccaCAGGGTTTCAGCTTTTGATTAGTAGAATAAAGCAGAAATTCCTTCCAAGACGTGTCTGACTCGGTAACATGTACAGCATGTAACAAAGGAGCCACCTAACAGCTTGCTAGTTATTAGATGTGCCGCtgtttttgaaatcaaaaagCTATCTAGGGAAAAAAACTGGCCCTAGCTACTTTAAAGGTTTGAAAACACCACtaccatttaatatttattttttctaaggtCACATTTACATGCTTACCGGTTTAGCAAATGTCCTAAcacaagaattaaataagaaataagacaacaacttctgtggtgtagcggtaagatttgctgacttgtaatcaagagtccccggtttgatctcgactgcctcctatatttgccgttttcggtagtgagctgctcttattgttaatattatacagtacacacatacatttggtttgctactgtaacagatggtgtacatttataggacttgtaaaagttactgtttttttcactttttttcactcagtcatgatcacgatacatactaccacccataccagggatctgacactgttagtttttatttgaagctGTTGTtatctttgaaccttttgtgaaagtgtttatttgatctttggacttcaggct comes from Polypterus senegalus isolate Bchr_013 chromosome 14, ASM1683550v1, whole genome shotgun sequence and encodes:
- the LOC120514766 gene encoding EMILIN-3 codes for the protein MKSRLFFLVTNSVLLGFFATFSESKGTYYNNPYRYNLYTSGSTPHYHAGKPMSRHKNFCAYVVQKNISCTIQDGTATYVKAEYNKCAWGQKCSGNVMYRTYYKPKYKVGYKTVTELEWRCCPGFLGENCQEGPTGLPEMMPPFKGSMTPPGLKGHPRGHPRGRPEPHKPFPIGHIQPQKPFPGGHPEPQHPAPGSHMHPGNKKSYYARKFQGLIGERLDRIEEQLRQLSQSYDSLNGIVNGLEDKLRLALREDTTKMLGSLLSTPPRVSDSTIGFGVIPDGTPDGLEGGEGFPGFGDLSGRVTEVKDELRAKTEMLEELHGMVLGHDGQLKHLIESAAGKPSPISSQQVIEQLLDSKLAGMRSNILDGFEKRLTALENQCETRVGEVLLQCQQERISGQHEMEQSLDGRETGLRKEIGNLQTQIQGLTLTESCCTQVSSLSHRVLLLENSVKGLTESQLALQSSLDGQATQIETFLDGRLEEIEAKLNASETSDPEIKMKGFVGTEIDGFKSLLDEKLKILEDRLFVAVEELSNATAPALLEGQAVPALESELVNLRKQIEGDLKGIQGRLTDFETVCSSACPHATGDIQKLQTEIEECLNEDKRMSGQLDIHADYLKKLNVTLMEMLRKMSEEEEEGAIHGEITLLKINVNSVNRSLKGLQDSLKIYAQEVSHANSSWQQHELKIVDQVHGLQSLVEQQGSQVILSERRLQQIKGELQNLKRRLTGEVKGCKNVALGAQREVMLVDGRVTQVEGLCGNLGELAGDLEKIRGELEEYSNDYLSRVNGTLTVHTNQLAQLQSGLKDCQNKTEMPGLRGDH